The Syntrophobacterales bacterium genomic interval AATATTGATATTTATGTGAAGCCGTTTATTTCAGCCCTGACCTCTGCGCATTTCCATCGGAATTCATTGGATTCGATTCATGAGCTAAATCGTTGACTTGTATTGAAGTCTTGGATGATTCAAAAAAAGAAAGCCTGTTGCTTACAGGAAGTACAAAAGCCCCCCGATCCTCCCTCAAAAATGCCACATTTCAAGCACAATATCCTTGATATACCTTGTTAAAAAATTGCAACTTTGAACAGTGTATTTGAACAGCTTCAAAAAAATCCCAAAGCGCCTATCGCTCCAATATTAAGGGCAACGCCAGAAGGCCTCCATTTTCCTGCTCATTGATTGCCAATGGGTTCCCTGCCAGTAGAGGCGGTGGCAGGCGGGGCATTCGGCAAAATAGTCCTGGGTGAGGAACACGTAGGGCGGGACACGGTCCTTCACCGTTGCTTTGGGACATCCTTCCAGCCGCCGGTTGCATTCCAGGCAGATGGTAAAAGGACGAAGGCAGCCTTTATCCAATTTCAGGGCGCCAATGACCTGCCGCACCTGTGCAGTAAAACGGTCGCTCTCGATGAGGACAGACTGGATATGTCCAGCCACAATAACACGGCGTTTCATAATTCGCCGGTCACGGGTCAGAAGTATGCGTTTTTCGTTCAAGGCGGCGGCGATTATTGCGGCATCGTCGGCGCCGGTAAAGAGGAGGGCGTCAAAACCTGCCATGCGCAGCCACTTTGCCATTTTGCCAACATTATTGTCGACGATAAATTTAAGCTCGGTGTCCATCATCTTCGTAACGGCGGCGGAAATTGCACCTTTCAAACCATATTCAACTCTCTCTGCCGCTCATAGGCAGTGAAGCTTTGTATCGGGAGCCGTGCAATTCTCCGCCTGCTCATCCTTGTTCGAATAAAAAGCAATTGATTATTTTTGAAAATTAGTTCACCCTCCGCCGGTCGTTCATAACACAAAAAAGGTAAGGACGGTTACATTTGATTGTTCATTTTTAACACGTTTGAGGGTTAAAGAGTGCACGCAAAACTCGATAACATCGCGATTGTCCTGAAAGGCCCGAAGTTTGCCGGGAATGTCGGGTCGGTGGCGCGGTGCGCCAAAAATATGGGCATAGCAAAGCTGATTGTTGTCGGCAACCGGGAGCTCGACGACGAGGAAATGCGCAAGATGGCGACCCATGTCGCGGGCGATATCGTTGATGACATCCGCCATTACGACACGCTTGACGAGGCCCTGGCCGAATTCAACTGGGTGGTCGGGACGACGGCGCGGCAGGGGTGGGGGCGCGGGCCGGTGGTCTCGCCGCGGCAAATGGCCGAGCAGATCGTCAATGCGTCGCAGGAAAATCGGGTCGCCCTCCTCTTCGGCCCGGAGGACGCGGGGCTGACCAACGACGATTTGCGCTTCTGCCAGACACTGGTCTCGATTCCCACCGCCGGCTTCAAATCGCTGAACCTCTCCCAGGCGGCGATGGTCGTCTGCTACGAAATATTTGTCGCCCACCGGGAAGAAACCGCCGGATTTAAACAAAAACTCGCCGAAGCAAGGGAACTGGACGGCATGTACGCCCACCTGCAGGCGACCCTGTCGGCAATCGGCTTCCTGCTGCCGGAAAATCCCGATTACTGGATGACCCATATCCGCCGCCTCTTTTCCCGCACCACGCTGCTGGCGCGGGAGGTCAAAATCATTCGGGGCATCTGCCGCCAGATCGAGTGGTACGGCGACCACAAGGAGCGCAAGACACCATGACGAAAATACTCATTATCTATCACTCACAGACGGGAAACACCGAAAGGATGGCGCAGGCCGTAGCCGAAGGCGCCCGCCTCCTTGAAAATACGGAGGTTCTGATAAAAAAGGCGCAGGAAGCCTCCGTTACAGACCTGCTGGCGGCGGACGGTCTGGCGATCGGAACCCCGGAAAACTTCGGATATATGGCGGGGATGATAAAGGATTTCTTTGACCGGACTTTCTACCCGGCACAGGATAAGGTGTTCAGAAAACCGTATGTCGTTTTTATCAGCGCCGGAAACGACGGCGAAGGCGCCCTCCGCAGCGTCGAGCGGATCGCCCTGGGTTACAAATTCAAAAAGGTTTACGAACCGGTGATTTCTACCGGTGGTTTGACCGAGGACGTCCTGGAAAAATGCCGTAACCTCGGAGGCGTGCTTGCGGGCGGCTGCCAAATGGGAATTTTCTGAGCAGGACAGAGCGAGAGAATCTTTGCGTTAATAATTCATTTGATTTTCATTTAATTATCCGTTAACATTCGCAACATGTTCGCGATCAGATTCAGCAAACAGGCCAACAAAATCAAGGCAAAAAAGCCCAAGGGCATTGCCGGGCGGATTGATGCCGAGCTTGAATCGATCGCCGCAAATCTCGCAGCCTATCAAGGAGACTGGAAGCCGCTGCAAGGCTCACCTTTTTGGCGACTGCGCGTGGGGGATTGGCGGGCAATCTGTGAAATTATCAACAAAGAACTTATAATCTACGTCCTTAAAATCGGATCGAGAGGAGACGTTTACAAATGAACATCCAGATCATCGAACATAACGGCGCACCGGAATATGCAATCGTCCCTTTTCGTGAATGGGAAACGATCATCGATCGTTTGGAAGAGATGGAAGATATTCGTGATGCCCGTACGATCTCTGCCGCAATTGCCGGCGGTGAAGAAACCTACCCGCATGAATTCGTCAAGCGCCTGTCGTCAGAGGAAAATCCTCTTAGGGTATGGCGTGAATATAGAAAACTCACACTGGCAACGCTGGCCAAGGAGTGCGGCGTATCAATCCCGGCCCTGTCCCAGATCGAAAACGATAAGCGAACCCCCAGCGTGGATTTACTGCGTAGGCTTTCAAAGGCGCTACGCTGCGACATGGAGGACCTTATCCGGGTAGATTAGCGAATGCTTTATCGTTTGATTTTACAAAAAGCGCAGGAATGGCTTACCTCGGAAGGATGTACGATCCGGCCGCTTCTGGATTACATCAATGCCAACGGCAATTTTCGCGAAGCCCAGGTGCAAGCCCTGCTCGTATACTTATTCCTGAAAATCGCAGGCGGGAATAAACGGCTCGGGACATTGTTTGCGGAGGGATTTTTCGCCCGCCCTGAAGACCTCTCTTCCCTGAACATTAATCAAGCCGCCCGAGCTGTTTTTGAAGCGAAT includes:
- a CDS encoding Mut7-C RNAse domain-containing protein; this translates as MKGAISAAVTKMMDTELKFIVDNNVGKMAKWLRMAGFDALLFTGADDAAIIAAALNEKRILLTRDRRIMKRRVIVAGHIQSVLIESDRFTAQVRQVIGALKLDKGCLRPFTICLECNRRLEGCPKATVKDRVPPYVFLTQDYFAECPACHRLYWQGTHWQSMSRKMEAFWRCP
- a CDS encoding RNA methyltransferase, yielding MHAKLDNIAIVLKGPKFAGNVGSVARCAKNMGIAKLIVVGNRELDDEEMRKMATHVAGDIVDDIRHYDTLDEALAEFNWVVGTTARQGWGRGPVVSPRQMAEQIVNASQENRVALLFGPEDAGLTNDDLRFCQTLVSIPTAGFKSLNLSQAAMVVCYEIFVAHREETAGFKQKLAEARELDGMYAHLQATLSAIGFLLPENPDYWMTHIRRLFSRTTLLAREVKIIRGICRQIEWYGDHKERKTP
- a CDS encoding NAD(P)H-dependent oxidoreductase; the protein is MTKILIIYHSQTGNTERMAQAVAEGARLLENTEVLIKKAQEASVTDLLAADGLAIGTPENFGYMAGMIKDFFDRTFYPAQDKVFRKPYVVFISAGNDGEGALRSVERIALGYKFKKVYEPVISTGGLTEDVLEKCRNLGGVLAGGCQMGIF
- a CDS encoding type II toxin-antitoxin system RelE/ParE family toxin yields the protein MFAIRFSKQANKIKAKKPKGIAGRIDAELESIAANLAAYQGDWKPLQGSPFWRLRVGDWRAICEIINKELIIYVLKIGSRGDVYK
- a CDS encoding helix-turn-helix domain-containing protein encodes the protein MNIQIIEHNGAPEYAIVPFREWETIIDRLEEMEDIRDARTISAAIAGGEETYPHEFVKRLSSEENPLRVWREYRKLTLATLAKECGVSIPALSQIENDKRTPSVDLLRRLSKALRCDMEDLIRVD